A genome region from Baekduia alba includes the following:
- the gcvH gene encoding glycine cleavage system protein GcvH, with amino-acid sequence MADASYPTELLYHSEHDWARIDGDTAVFGITWYAQDALGEVVFFDPPEVGSSVSAGESYAEVESVKAVSDVVAPLSGEIVEVNLGLGDTPENINNDPYGDGWMVKVKLSDEGEIASLLDAAAYEATLS; translated from the coding sequence ATGGCCGACGCGAGCTACCCCACCGAACTGCTCTACCACTCCGAGCACGACTGGGCCCGCATCGACGGCGACACCGCCGTCTTCGGGATCACTTGGTACGCCCAGGACGCCCTGGGCGAGGTCGTGTTCTTCGACCCGCCGGAGGTCGGCTCGTCCGTCTCCGCCGGCGAGTCCTACGCCGAGGTCGAGTCGGTCAAGGCCGTCTCCGACGTGGTCGCGCCGCTGAGCGGCGAGATCGTCGAGGTCAACCTCGGCCTGGGCGACACGCCCGAGAACATCAACAACGACCCCTATGGCGACGGCTGGATGGTGAAGGTCAAGCTCTCCGACGAGGGCGAGATCGCGAGCCTGCTCGACGCCGCCGCCTACGAGGCGACGCTCTCCTAA
- the gcvPA gene encoding aminomethyl-transferring glycine dehydrogenase subunit GcvPA: MTQYTAVTDADLAEMLSAIGVSSIQELFDRQIPADVRLGRSLDLPAGLPEQEVYAHLRALAAGNVSAEDEITFLGAGMYDHYVPAVIDMLLGRSEFLTPYTPYQPEVSQGNLQAMFEYQTAISELTGLPVSNASVYEGPSAVASAGYLARLANGKPKFVVSRGLHPHSRETLQTYAHGFGAEIVEVPLRDGVTDPEAWAAAIDGETGAVFFQQPNFLGAVEDATALASAAKDSPAVVVGQYDPIPLGVLKPPGECGVDVCVGEGQTLGNRLDFGGPSFGFFAATEAYLRRMPGRIAGETVDADGRRGFVLTLQTREQHIRREKATSNICTAQALNALAGVVYLTWLGKQGLVDLGELLLQRTHYAREQLVALDGVEALHSQPVVREFALSLPGCDVASVIRRCQDEGVNPGYALGRDYDELPDGLLVALTEQRSKADIDRLVEVLGAAVAAERTAVGASA; this comes from the coding sequence TTGACGCAGTACACCGCCGTCACCGACGCCGATCTTGCGGAGATGCTCTCCGCGATCGGCGTCAGCTCCATCCAGGAGCTGTTCGATCGCCAGATCCCGGCCGACGTGCGGCTGGGGCGCTCGCTGGATCTTCCCGCGGGCCTGCCGGAGCAGGAGGTGTACGCGCATCTGCGTGCGCTGGCCGCCGGCAACGTCTCGGCCGAGGACGAGATCACGTTCCTCGGTGCGGGCATGTACGACCACTACGTCCCGGCGGTCATCGACATGCTGTTGGGGCGGTCGGAGTTCTTGACGCCGTATACGCCGTATCAGCCGGAGGTCTCGCAGGGCAACCTGCAGGCGATGTTCGAGTACCAGACGGCGATCTCGGAGTTGACAGGGTTGCCGGTCTCGAACGCCTCGGTCTACGAGGGGCCTTCGGCCGTGGCCTCCGCGGGGTATTTGGCGCGGCTGGCCAACGGCAAGCCGAAGTTCGTGGTCTCGCGCGGGCTGCACCCACATTCGCGTGAGACGCTGCAGACCTACGCGCACGGGTTCGGTGCGGAGATCGTCGAGGTGCCGCTTCGTGATGGTGTGACCGATCCTGAGGCGTGGGCGGCGGCGATCGACGGCGAGACCGGCGCGGTCTTCTTCCAGCAGCCGAACTTCCTGGGCGCGGTGGAGGATGCCACGGCCCTGGCGTCGGCGGCGAAGGACTCGCCGGCCGTGGTGGTCGGCCAGTACGACCCGATTCCGCTGGGCGTGCTCAAGCCGCCGGGTGAGTGTGGCGTGGACGTCTGTGTGGGCGAGGGCCAGACGCTGGGCAACCGCCTGGACTTCGGCGGGCCGTCGTTCGGCTTCTTCGCGGCGACCGAGGCCTACCTGCGGCGCATGCCGGGGCGGATCGCGGGTGAGACCGTGGACGCCGACGGTCGGCGCGGGTTCGTGCTGACCCTCCAGACGCGCGAGCAGCACATCCGGCGTGAGAAGGCGACGTCGAACATCTGCACGGCGCAGGCGCTGAACGCGCTGGCGGGCGTGGTGTACCTGACGTGGCTCGGCAAGCAGGGGCTCGTCGACCTGGGCGAGCTGCTGCTGCAGCGCACGCACTACGCGCGTGAGCAGCTGGTCGCGCTGGACGGCGTCGAGGCGCTGCACTCCCAGCCGGTGGTCCGCGAGTTCGCGCTGTCGCTGCCGGGCTGCGACGTCGCGTCGGTGATCCGGCGCTGCCAGGACGAGGGCGTCAACCCGGGCTACGCGCTCGGGCGCGACTACGACGAGCTCCCCGACGGGTTGTTGGTGGCCTTGACCGAGCAGCGGTCGAAGGCCGACATCGATCGGCTGGTCGAGGTGCTGGGCGCCGCGGTCGCGGCCGAGCGCACGGCCGTGGGGGCGTCGGCATGA
- the gcvPB gene encoding aminomethyl-transferring glycine dehydrogenase subunit GcvPB: MQRDRATTIFEKGAPGRRAFVAPKLDVPEVDRDSVLPPRFRRDAAARLPEVSEPELVRHYVKLSRRNFDLDTGFYPLGSCTMKHNPRLHERVAALPGHSRLHPLQSPERSQGALELMYNLERALGEVSGLPHVSLQPSAGSHGELAGVLLTRAFHEDRGQTRHKVLTPDTAHGTNPATVTMAGFEVVKVGTNPDGGVDLDDLRAKADEDVACLMLTNPNTLGVFDPNITEIAKIVHDVGATLYYDGANLNAIMGKARPGDMGFDIVHFNLHKSFTQPHGGGGPGSGPIAVSERMRPYLMNPRIVKQDDGVFDLDDHGYEKSIGRLRGFQGNYGCFVRSYAYICSLGADGLTDASETAVLNANYLLAKLKEHGVADKLPLAFGDLCMHEFVLSGSPMKKDLGIKTLDLAKRLLDHGYHPPTVYFPLLVDEALLVEPTETETKETLDGFAEAIAQILAEAGDDPLIAQNAPYTTPVRRMDEAAAAKRPIIRQPLGDAA, encoded by the coding sequence ATGCAGCGCGATCGCGCGACGACGATCTTCGAGAAGGGCGCCCCGGGCCGGCGCGCGTTCGTCGCGCCGAAGCTCGACGTGCCGGAGGTCGATCGCGACTCGGTGCTGCCGCCGCGGTTCCGCCGCGACGCCGCCGCCCGCCTGCCCGAGGTCAGCGAGCCGGAGCTGGTGCGCCACTACGTCAAGCTGTCGCGCCGCAACTTCGACCTCGACACGGGCTTCTATCCGCTGGGGTCGTGCACGATGAAGCACAACCCGCGGCTGCACGAGCGGGTCGCTGCGTTGCCCGGGCATTCGCGGCTGCATCCGCTGCAGTCGCCGGAGCGCTCGCAGGGCGCTTTGGAGCTGATGTACAACCTGGAGCGGGCGCTGGGCGAGGTGAGCGGGTTGCCGCACGTCTCGCTGCAGCCGTCGGCCGGGTCGCACGGCGAGTTGGCGGGCGTGTTGCTGACGCGGGCGTTTCATGAGGATCGCGGGCAGACGCGGCACAAGGTGCTGACCCCGGACACCGCGCACGGGACGAACCCGGCGACGGTGACGATGGCCGGCTTCGAGGTCGTCAAGGTCGGGACCAACCCCGACGGCGGTGTGGACCTCGACGATCTGCGGGCCAAGGCCGACGAGGACGTCGCCTGCCTGATGTTGACCAACCCCAACACCTTGGGCGTCTTCGACCCCAACATCACGGAGATCGCGAAGATCGTCCACGACGTCGGGGCGACGCTGTACTACGACGGCGCGAATTTGAACGCGATCATGGGCAAGGCCCGCCCGGGCGACATGGGCTTCGACATCGTGCACTTCAACCTGCACAAGTCGTTTACCCAGCCCCACGGGGGCGGCGGTCCGGGCTCGGGACCGATCGCGGTGAGCGAGCGGATGCGGCCGTACCTGATGAACCCGCGGATCGTCAAGCAGGACGACGGGGTCTTCGATCTCGACGACCACGGCTATGAGAAGTCGATCGGCCGGCTGCGTGGGTTCCAGGGCAACTACGGGTGCTTCGTGCGCTCCTACGCCTACATCTGCTCGCTCGGGGCCGACGGCCTGACCGACGCGTCGGAGACGGCGGTGCTCAACGCCAACTACCTGCTCGCGAAGCTCAAGGAGCACGGGGTGGCCGACAAGCTGCCGCTGGCCTTCGGCGACCTCTGCATGCACGAGTTCGTCCTGTCCGGTTCCCCGATGAAGAAGGACCTCGGGATCAAGACCCTGGACCTGGCCAAGCGCCTGCTGGACCACGGCTACCACCCGCCGACCGTCTACTTCCCGCTCCTGGTCGACGAGGCGCTGCTGGTCGAGCCCACGGAGACCGAGACCAAGGAGACGCTCGACGGCTTCGCCGAAGCGATCGCGCAGATCCTCGCCGAAGCCGGCGACGACCCCCTCATCGCCCAGAACGCTCCCTACACCACACCCGTCCGCCGCATGGACGAGGCGGCGGCGGCGAAGAGGCCGATCATCCGCCAGCCGCTGGGCGACGCGGCTTAG
- a CDS encoding MMPL family transporter encodes MTPLLYGLGGFCVRRRWIVVGVWVVIVATLAIWARAAGPNTTDNLTLPGSDSQQATDLLTARFPQQANGTNPVVLTAPAGKKVTDDAYQQPIADAVAAFKTDPDVRDATSPLSQAGASLLSQDQRIGVIALNLRAAPSDLTTDDAQRIVDEAGPLTKAGLAVAAGGYVGQKVSKPETHSSEAVGLSMAVLVLLLTFGTVVAMGLPIVTALLGLVSGLSIITLISHVADVPTVAPTLATMIGLGVGIDYALFIVTRHQEQRRSGLATRESIARATATSGGAVVFAGTTVIVALLSLAVVGIPLVTTLGYTAAIVVLVAMAAATTLLPALLAILGDRIDALALPHRRRADATAGAARPHGWERWAEGVARRPAVGTLAALALLITLAIPALTLYLGQQDNGALPTDTQARRAYDGMTAAFGVGSNGPLLVAVDLSAKPATGADDARLAALSKDIGSTKDVASVSPPSVNGDGTAAVLTVTPKTAPSDQATEQLVRRLRETTIPAATKDQQMTADVGGTTAGYVDLADEISGRLVLTIAVVVGLSFLLLVLAFRSLVIPLTAGIMNLISIGAAFGVVTAVFEKGWGVGIVGLDDSVAIVSYVPLMMFAILFGLSMDYEVFLMTHIKEAWERTHDNRQAVIDGVAHTGRVITSAALIMVSVFFAFILNGDPTVKQFGVGMGVAVAVDATVVRCLLVPSVMTLLGKANWWFPSWLDRVVPDFSIEGAEWFRQRDREAAAGAVAETASPVVPVGVAEKSVPKSP; translated from the coding sequence GTGACCCCGCTCCTCTACGGCCTCGGCGGGTTCTGCGTGCGGCGGCGCTGGATCGTCGTCGGCGTGTGGGTCGTGATCGTCGCCACCCTGGCGATCTGGGCGCGCGCCGCCGGCCCCAACACCACCGACAACCTCACGCTGCCGGGCAGCGACAGCCAGCAGGCGACCGACCTGCTCACCGCGCGCTTCCCCCAGCAGGCCAACGGGACCAACCCCGTCGTCCTCACCGCGCCCGCCGGCAAGAAGGTCACCGACGACGCCTACCAGCAGCCCATCGCGGACGCCGTCGCCGCGTTCAAGACCGACCCCGACGTGCGCGACGCGACGAGCCCCCTGTCGCAGGCCGGTGCGTCGCTGCTCTCCCAGGACCAGCGCATCGGCGTCATCGCGCTCAACCTGCGCGCCGCCCCCAGCGACCTGACGACCGACGACGCGCAGCGCATCGTCGACGAGGCCGGGCCGCTCACGAAGGCCGGCCTCGCGGTCGCCGCCGGCGGCTACGTCGGGCAGAAGGTCTCCAAGCCCGAGACGCACTCCAGCGAGGCGGTCGGGCTGAGCATGGCGGTGCTCGTCCTGCTGCTCACCTTCGGGACCGTCGTCGCGATGGGCCTCCCCATCGTCACGGCGCTGCTCGGCCTGGTCAGCGGCCTGTCGATCATCACGCTGATCAGCCACGTCGCCGACGTCCCGACCGTCGCGCCGACGCTGGCGACGATGATCGGCCTCGGCGTCGGGATCGACTACGCGCTGTTCATCGTCACGCGCCATCAGGAGCAGCGGCGCTCGGGCCTCGCCACGCGAGAGTCGATCGCGCGCGCCACCGCCACGTCCGGCGGCGCGGTCGTGTTCGCCGGCACGACGGTGATCGTCGCGCTGCTGTCGCTCGCCGTCGTCGGCATCCCGCTGGTGACGACGCTCGGCTACACGGCGGCGATCGTCGTCCTCGTCGCGATGGCCGCCGCGACCACGCTCCTGCCGGCCCTGCTGGCGATCCTCGGCGACCGCATCGACGCGCTCGCGCTCCCGCACCGCCGGCGCGCCGACGCGACCGCCGGCGCGGCGCGTCCGCACGGCTGGGAGCGCTGGGCCGAGGGCGTCGCGCGCCGCCCGGCCGTGGGGACGCTGGCCGCGCTCGCCCTCCTGATCACGCTCGCGATCCCGGCGCTCACGCTCTACCTCGGCCAGCAGGACAACGGCGCGCTGCCGACCGACACGCAGGCGCGCCGCGCCTACGACGGGATGACGGCGGCGTTCGGCGTCGGCTCCAACGGGCCGCTGCTCGTGGCGGTCGACCTGTCGGCCAAGCCGGCGACCGGCGCGGACGACGCGCGGCTGGCGGCGCTGAGCAAGGACATCGGGTCGACCAAGGACGTGGCGTCGGTCTCACCGCCGTCGGTCAACGGCGACGGGACCGCGGCGGTCCTGACCGTCACGCCCAAGACCGCGCCGTCCGACCAGGCCACCGAGCAGCTCGTGCGCCGCCTGCGCGAGACGACGATCCCGGCGGCGACCAAGGACCAGCAGATGACCGCCGACGTCGGCGGCACGACCGCCGGCTACGTCGACCTCGCCGACGAGATCTCCGGCCGGCTGGTCCTGACGATCGCGGTCGTCGTCGGCCTGAGCTTCCTGCTGCTCGTGCTCGCGTTCCGCTCGCTGGTGATCCCGCTGACCGCCGGGATCATGAACCTCATCTCGATCGGCGCGGCGTTCGGCGTCGTCACCGCGGTCTTCGAGAAGGGCTGGGGCGTCGGGATCGTCGGCCTCGACGACTCGGTGGCGATCGTCAGCTACGTGCCGTTGATGATGTTCGCGATCCTGTTCGGGTTGTCGATGGACTACGAGGTCTTCCTGATGACCCATATCAAGGAGGCCTGGGAGCGCACGCACGACAACCGCCAGGCGGTGATCGACGGCGTCGCGCACACCGGCCGGGTCATCACCTCGGCCGCGCTGATCATGGTCAGCGTCTTCTTCGCCTTCATCTTGAACGGGGACCCGACCGTCAAGCAGTTCGGGGTCGGGATGGGCGTCGCGGTCGCGGTCGACGCGACGGTCGTGCGCTGCCTGCTGGTCCCGTCGGTCATGACGCTGCTCGGGAAGGCGAACTGGTGGTTCCCGTCGTGGCTGGACCGTGTCGTGCCGGACTTCTCGATCGAGGGCGCGGAGTGGTTCCGGCAGCGGGATCGCGAAGCCGCCGCCGGCGCCGTGGCCGAGACGGCGTCGCCGGTGGTGCCGGTCGGCGTGGCCGAGAAGTCCGTCCCCAAGTCCCCCTGA
- a CDS encoding S8 family peptidase, translated as MNVAAFVAAVVVLSQVHPTPARAGAPDTVSRQLIARFSSTTAASHASSAAARAGGLVTRRLGSIDAVVVRPRHGIALAALRRALERRRDVRYVEPDVILTKSVTPDDPDLLRQYALGDGTGSISAREAWDKRTSCAKVATLDSGVEYAHPDLKANIWHNPHEIAGNDKDDDHNGYVDDYYGVNIPKGRDSATDDDGHGTHVAGIIGGRTNNATGIAGTCWTTTIVPVRFMDSRGRGSTSDAIAGMQYAAHAGAKVINCSFGAPTASKALHDEIEDVKGKGVLVVVAAGNDGKDLASDPSYPASYADGNIISVAATTADDTLASFSNFDAKGVDLAAPGDSILSTYPTDRYKVLSGTSMAAPFVTAAAAMLRAKDPKASYSEIRQRLLSSVDHLQSLQGKVSSGGRLDLHRALDEGS; from the coding sequence GTGAATGTCGCGGCCTTCGTCGCCGCGGTGGTGGTCCTGTCGCAGGTCCACCCGACTCCGGCACGTGCGGGTGCACCGGACACGGTGAGCCGGCAGCTGATCGCACGCTTCTCCAGCACCACCGCCGCGTCCCATGCGTCGTCCGCCGCCGCCCGTGCGGGCGGCCTGGTCACCCGGCGGCTGGGGTCGATCGACGCCGTCGTCGTCCGGCCGCGCCACGGGATCGCGCTCGCCGCGCTGCGCAGGGCCCTCGAGCGCCGTCGCGACGTCCGCTACGTCGAGCCCGACGTGATCCTCACCAAGAGCGTCACGCCCGACGACCCCGACCTCCTGCGCCAGTACGCGCTCGGCGACGGGACCGGCTCGATCTCCGCGCGCGAGGCGTGGGACAAGCGCACCAGCTGCGCGAAGGTCGCCACCCTCGACAGCGGCGTCGAGTACGCCCACCCCGACCTGAAGGCCAACATCTGGCACAACCCGCACGAGATCGCGGGCAACGACAAGGACGACGACCACAACGGCTACGTCGACGACTACTACGGCGTGAACATCCCCAAGGGCCGGGACTCCGCCACCGACGACGACGGCCACGGCACCCATGTCGCCGGGATCATCGGCGGGCGGACCAACAACGCGACCGGGATCGCCGGGACGTGCTGGACGACGACGATCGTCCCGGTCCGCTTCATGGACTCGCGCGGGCGCGGCTCGACCTCCGACGCGATCGCCGGCATGCAGTACGCCGCCCACGCCGGCGCCAAGGTCATCAACTGCTCGTTCGGCGCGCCGACCGCGTCCAAGGCGCTGCACGACGAGATCGAGGACGTCAAGGGCAAGGGCGTCCTGGTCGTCGTCGCGGCCGGCAACGACGGCAAGGACCTCGCCTCCGACCCCTCCTACCCCGCCAGCTACGCCGACGGCAACATCATCTCGGTCGCGGCCACGACGGCCGACGACACGCTGGCGAGCTTCTCGAACTTCGACGCCAAGGGCGTCGACCTCGCGGCGCCCGGCGACTCGATCCTCTCGACCTACCCGACCGACCGCTACAAGGTGCTGAGCGGCACGTCGATGGCCGCGCCGTTCGTCACCGCCGCCGCGGCGATGCTGCGCGCCAAGGACCCCAAGGCGTCCTACAGCGAGATCCGCCAGCGACTGCTGAGCAGCGTCGACCATCTCCAGTCCTTGCAGGGCAAGGTCTCCAGCGGCGGCCGGCTGGACCTCCACCGCGCGCTGGACGAGGGCTCGTGA
- a CDS encoding DUF1360 domain-containing protein, translating to MDPVSRTPTKPIDYAALSAGYGALTGALLVGARVKGAEPIRPAELPVLGLATFALAKLVAKEKVDSWVREPFLEERPDGERRPKGRRMRYAVGELLSCTRCVGSWSALGLVGMRMLRPREAQVVLPVLALAAANDWLQTGFTTLCAQANVAQQRAATPAEAGAADNVRRFERPRG from the coding sequence GTGGATCCCGTCAGCCGCACGCCGACCAAGCCCATCGACTACGCCGCGCTCAGCGCCGGCTACGGCGCGCTGACCGGCGCGCTGCTCGTCGGCGCGCGCGTGAAGGGGGCGGAGCCGATCCGGCCCGCCGAGCTGCCCGTGCTGGGCCTCGCGACGTTCGCGCTGGCCAAGTTGGTGGCCAAGGAGAAGGTCGACTCGTGGGTCCGCGAGCCGTTCCTGGAGGAGCGCCCGGACGGCGAGCGGCGGCCGAAGGGCCGGCGGATGCGCTACGCGGTCGGCGAGCTGCTCAGCTGCACGCGCTGCGTCGGATCCTGGAGCGCTCTGGGACTCGTCGGGATGCGCATGCTGCGACCGCGCGAAGCCCAGGTCGTCCTCCCCGTGCTCGCGCTCGCCGCGGCCAACGACTGGCTGCAGACGGGCTTCACGACGCTGTGCGCGCAGGCCAACGTCGCCCAGCAGCGCGCGGCGACGCCGGCCGAGGCGGGCGCGGCCGACAACGTCCGCCGCTTCGAGCGCCCGCGCGGCTGA
- the trpS gene encoding tryptophan--tRNA ligase, which translates to MRIFSGLQPTGRKHLGNYIGAIVQYVEGQQRAADAGDVAIYCVVDLHAMTVPWVPGEMRERVYDTASILLAAGLDPDRCIFIRQSDVPEHTELAWHLGAVTAHGDLNRMHQFKEKSAKQRDLVSSDLFTYPVLMAADVLAYRADEVPVGDDQRQHVELMRDVAQRFNERFGDVLVVPELKIPEVGARIMDLQDPTSKMSTSSASLEGTVHVLDDAQAVEKKFKRAVTDSEDPPRIVRDKSKPGVSNLLDILAAARRTTVEEATASLAGARGYGDLKVATADAVNALLAPVRERYVELRADEDALEDIFAAGAEKARAITRPVLADVREAMGVGPRPRG; encoded by the coding sequence ATGCGCATCTTCAGTGGACTCCAGCCCACCGGCCGCAAGCACCTGGGCAACTACATCGGGGCGATCGTCCAGTACGTCGAGGGCCAGCAGCGGGCCGCGGACGCCGGCGACGTCGCGATCTACTGCGTCGTGGACCTGCACGCGATGACCGTGCCGTGGGTCCCGGGCGAGATGCGCGAGCGGGTCTACGACACCGCGTCGATCCTCCTCGCGGCCGGCCTGGACCCCGACCGCTGCATCTTCATCCGCCAGTCCGACGTGCCCGAGCACACCGAGCTCGCGTGGCACCTCGGCGCGGTCACCGCGCACGGCGACCTCAACCGCATGCACCAGTTCAAGGAGAAGTCCGCGAAGCAGCGCGACCTCGTCTCCTCCGACCTCTTCACCTACCCGGTGCTGATGGCCGCCGACGTCCTGGCTTACCGCGCCGACGAGGTGCCGGTCGGCGACGACCAGCGCCAGCACGTCGAGCTGATGCGCGACGTCGCCCAGCGCTTCAACGAGCGCTTCGGCGACGTGCTCGTCGTCCCGGAGCTGAAGATCCCGGAGGTCGGCGCGCGGATCATGGACCTCCAGGACCCGACCTCGAAGATGTCCACGTCGAGCGCGTCGCTGGAGGGCACGGTGCACGTCCTGGACGACGCGCAGGCCGTCGAGAAGAAGTTCAAGCGCGCGGTCACCGACTCCGAGGACCCGCCGCGGATCGTGCGCGACAAGTCCAAGCCGGGCGTCTCGAACCTCCTGGACATCCTCGCCGCCGCGCGGAGGACGACCGTGGAGGAGGCGACGGCGTCGCTGGCCGGCGCGCGCGGCTACGGCGACCTCAAGGTCGCGACGGCCGACGCGGTCAACGCGCTGCTCGCGCCCGTGCGCGAGCGCTACGTCGAGCTCCGGGCCGACGAGGACGCGCTGGAGGACATCTTCGCGGCCGGCGCCGAGAAGGCCCGGGCGATCACGCGCCCGGTCCTCGCCGACGTGCGCGAGGCGATGGGCGTGGGGCCCCGCCCACGGGGCTAG